In Leptolyngbya sp. NIES-2104, the genomic window TCAGAAGCTTTGGTGCAAGAGGCTTTGGAGCGGATTATGCAAGGCAGAACGGTGTTTATTATCGCGCATCGGTTGGCGACAGTGAGACGAGTCGATCGTATTCTGGTGATGGAGAAAGGGCGCGTGGTGGAAGCGGGGACGCATCAGGAATTGATCGCTGAGGGCGGGCGGTATGCCCGATTTTATGCCCAGCAATTTAGTTGAAGTCGCAGAAGTCTAGATGTGGCTGCAAAGATAGGCGACCCATCTATTTTCTAATGTGAGTTCGATGAATGCTCTCGCTCCGTTGCCGACCGTCCCGGAATAGTACGTGAACGCAGAGCCTTCCCACATCGTTAAAACATCTTCTTAAAAATATCTGGCACAAAGATATTTTTAAGGCTTTACACGCTAGTATAAAAAGCGCATAGGGCATCTTTCGCTCCATGTGTCACTAATCTGTAGATAGAAAACGCATAGTAGTCAAGGGAACCAACAGCATGGAGGATTTCAAGAGAGTGGATATCCAGTGTGAAAATATTCTCGCTGGGCTTACTCAATTGGAAGAGTATATTCAAGAGCCTATTGCAAATGAGGCACTAGAGTTAGGCAAGAATTCCGAAGCTACGAAAAATCAAGAATTACTTCAACGTATTAGGAGAAGCTTAATTCAGTATAAGAATCGCGGGAAAGATTTAGTATATGTGGGTTTTATGGGGCACTTCTCCACAGGTAAATCCAGTACTATTAACTCGCTACTAAATCTTGGCAAGGATTCTAAAACTTATCGCACAGTAGGGCTTAATCCTGTGGACAAGGACATAACCTTGATTACCCATGAGGATAACAACGACTCGATCTTTAAGGTCACGCGAGAAGGGCTAGTTTCTATCAGATCAAACTTTATTAATCACGACTTTCTGACTAATATAGTTTTAGCAGATACTCCTGGAACTGGTGATCCGCAGGATTTTCAGGAGATCGCTAAAGATTTTCTTCCTATATGCGACTTGATTTTATATTTCTTCTCTGCTGCTAGTCCGCTTGATCAAGCAGATGTTGCTTTACTGAGAGAGAAGCATTCTCAGTTAGAATTTGTTCCTATGAGATTTGTTGTTACGAGAACTGATGAATTTCGTAAAGATGAATTTTCAAAATTGATCGCTGATAATTTCGATCATTTGAAAGCTGCTAGCTTTAAAGGCTCCCTCTCACAAAGAATTAATCAAGTTCTCAACACTGCCTTGACCTCTGATACAGATGAAATAATGTTCATTGATAACAAGTCTAAAATTAGACTTGAGGATCTGAAGGACTATATTCTTCAATTTTCAGACATAGCAAATGTGGATGTGAAAATGCAAATTCACAGCCATAAAGTGGAGTATTTTCGCTCCAGTGCAGAAGTGATACAAAATTTCTTCTGTGATTTCATTTCTAGAAAAATCAGAAATATTTCGATGGTTGTTCAGAGAGCACGAACAAATATTGACGATTTTCAGAATAGAATTCAGGTTACAAATAATGAACTCACTGATTTTTGGAGTAAAAAGCTTACAAATGCTCGCAATGTGCATTCTAAAGTGCTTGAGAATACTTCTGCTTTTGAAAGTAGATTCTTTGACATGAGCGAGTTTTGGATTACCGATGGAAATATCAAAGCATTCAGAAATCGCTTGAAAAGCGAGGCTCAGGATCGGTCCGACAACTTGATGAAAAATTTAAGGATTGAAAGCCTTTCTCGACTTGAGTCAGAGTTTTACAGAAGAATGAGCGAGGTTGATAGTAGATCTTTAAGTAGTGAGAGAATCTACAATATCTTAAAAATTCCATATCTTCGCAGTTCGTCTGAAGTATCTAGCGAAGGAAAGCTTGAGTCAAGCGATCTTCTCCCATCTGATGTCACTTTCACAGATGCTAAAGAAAGTATTCAAAGAATTTATGAGTTTTTTGTTCAGCATTATAGTGACCTGAATGACTGTATAGAGAAACTTTACACTCACCTAACTTCTCGAACACTCATCAAGGAATGCGAAAATATATTAATTGAAGTAACTCAGAGTTTGTCAAGCGATATGGATGCTTTCTTCGACAGTGTGAAACTTTATCGCAGTGCTGTTTTTTCATTGCAAGCAAAAGATTTGATTGCAAAATTGGGTCTTGGTCAAAGAATGGATGATCTGGAAGCTCAAGATCTTACTGAAGAAGAGAAAGAGCGAAGCAAGAGGAATGCACAAGATTATATATTTCCTGGCAAAGATACACTCTTCAGTGAGCATTCATCTCAACTTAGCTCAATCCAGAGGGACTTGGGTGAATTGCGTCAGCAACTCAGGGAAGATGTCACTAGAAGACTCAATGCAAGTAAGGATATTAATTACTATGGCGGTACAAGCTCAACTGACAGATTGAGAGAATTAGCTGCTGAACTAGAAAGAGAAGTAGAGGAAGATATTAACAATAATCTCATTCCAGAAATTAATTCAAAAATTCAACAACAAATTAATCAATCCGTACTTCTTTGGAAACAAGAGATAAAGAAATTAAAAGAAGAAAGAGTAAAAAAGTTTTTTTACGCCATTCTGATAGGCGTTTCTATTACACTAACACTTTACATTTTATACATTTATTTTATTGACAAAAATATGCCTAGCAACTTGTTTGCAACAATTGTAGTAGGAATACTAGTTAATTTTGCGTCAGGTCTTTTAACCTTTCTCATAGCAAGAATAATAGATAAATTTCAGTTTCCTGTAAGTGTTGAAAAGAAAGAGAGGGAGATTGTAAGCTCCTTACAGCAGAAGTGCATTGACGTTATAAAAAGCGATATACAGGGCTTCAAGGGTAAATCTTTTGATGAGTACCGCTTCCCACAACTAATGCAAGCGTTTTGGGAAGAACTACTCCTAGATCAACCTCTCAATTACTGGGCTGAGACAAACTCTAACATCTTCGATGTATTAAGGGTTGTATCTCAAAAATACTCAAGATTTAGACAGAACTATTTTTCAGTGTCCAAAAGTGTGACTGGATTTGTAGCAGAGTATTTCGCCAATCCTAGGAGTAATTTGGATAAGTTAGAAGAGGTAACATCCAATCTAAAGCAAACGTCTATAGAGCCATCATTCGCTCTATTAAGTGACACAGAGAGTGCTTTGAAAACTGTCAAATCAAAGATTCAAGCAATCAGACTTTAGTAGAGCCAAGCTTAAGGGGTGACAACGAAGCTAGAGAGCAGACTGAATCAGGGAAATGGCGTTGAGACCTCGCTGAAAGAAAAGGCGTTTTTGCGGCTTGAGTGCCATCAGTTGACCTGCCAAGGTTGACCACAAATTCAAGGGTTCAATCCATAACTTGCCATACAAGCCAATCCAGAAAGCACTGTGACGCTTTGTTGTCCGCTTTGGCTCAGTCACACGAGCGACGTAACGCTGCACTTGTTTTTTGCGAATGCGCCGCCCTTGTAGGGTCGAGATCGAGTAGGCAATGGCAATCAGGACCAGCAGGGCAGTAAAACGCCCGAAATCGGCATGACAATCTTCGAGGTGATAGCCGCCGGATTTGTAGTCTTTGAACAGGGGTTCAATCGAGAAGCGAGTGGCATAAGCGTTGAGCGTTTGTTCGGCATCGACGAGATTAGTCAGAAGATACCAAGCATCCGAACTCGATTGACGGTAGGCACGCTTTTGGCGCAAGACTAAATTGTGCTTGCCGAACCCGCGATTTTGCGTCACTTGAATTTGCAGATATTGCTCGGTGATTCCGGGCGTTTGCGGCAAGTCATCAAGGCGCGTAAACCTGCTGCTGTCGTCTGGTTTGACGGTCGTACTCTTCGGTAAACGGAACACGAATTTGACTCGCTTTTCTACACACCAAGCCGCCAGTTCAATGCTGTGAAACTCACGGTCTCCGAGCAGAATGAAGCGATGCTTTTTCAACAGATGAAACACAGGGCGTAACACTCTTCGTTGTTCAACAAGTGAACTCTGTCCTTGCTTGTTCAGCCACATCCAGTGCAATGGAATCGCTCGCTTATTGTACACAAGACTCACCATGATCAAGTTATGGTCTTGCCATTGGGTACGGTCAATCACCAGATGAAGTGGTTTGCTCCGGGGATGATGTCGCTTGACCCACTGCTTGACAATCGGAAACCAGATCGCTTGCGGAGTCAGTTGCGGCAAGCTCAAGAATCGTTGAATGTTTCGTCGTCTGCTCTCAAATAGAATCGGTTGCGGAAATAGAGTGGCTAAGCGTTCAATCGTAATTCTGCGCTCTTTGTGCAACAGTTCGACCAAGATTTCTAGCGTCACAAATTGCGTCTGGGTTAATTGCGATTGTAAACAGGTTTGATAGAATGAGGGCAACATATTTTAGATCGATGAGGTGAAACAATTGGAATCACCTCATTTTTTCTGTCTCTCGATACTGCTATCCGGCATCTTCTCTACGGTTCAGCTGCGTTGTCACCCCCTAAGAGAGCCAAGCCATATAGTATTTTGAGGAGCTACATACTATCAGTCTATTGCCCTGACTGAAGATGCTTACTGCTTCAAACTGAAATGTTTTTCAAGATCTGCGGAGGCTTCTAGTTAGTAAGCTTCCATCGTAGATCACATTTGACCGCCCCGGAATGGAATTCTACCCATTAGGCAGAAGCCGGTCTAAGCTACGCTGTGAGCGGCTTCTAGAAATGGGTTGCACTGACTCCACAGCCAAGAAAGGATTCAGAATCTCGCTGATTTTAGATCATTTGATCCAAGACATTGAGAGCACCGGAACTTGGCGGGGCGACTGAGGTCACAACCAGGCGGAAACAGGCTGATTCACCGAGCGAAATCGATTGCTAGAACCGTTCTGCTCATTGACTTTGCCAGACTTCTACCTAATGGATAGGACTGAAAGGCGCGGTTGACGAATTCATGAGGGGTTAACTCTTCATTCCTAGAATCATTGCATGAAGACGGTTCCATCAATTCTCCTAAATTAATCTGAAGCGGCTGCTAGCAACTATCAAAATCGCCAAAGCGAGACGAATTCAGAGTAGAGGGGCAGACCCCATTTCAATTCGCCAATAGCATTTTCCACTCCGGAGCTAATGGTGCGAAATCTCTCAAAGATTGCAAGCCTGTGATTCATGCTTTCTCAGCCTATTACGAGAGGCTTCGCACCATTAGCCCGGATTTTCAATCACGGACGAGACGGCATCGAAGTGGAAAGACTCATCGGACTCACATTGTATCAAGCGCTCAGCACCCAGTCTACGAGCAATCGAACGCCGTAACCTGTTGCGCCTGCGCCATTGTAGCCATTCTCTTTATCTGTCCAAACCGGACCCGCGACATCTAAATGCGCCCAAGGCGTTTCTTTCACAAACTGTTTGAGAAATAACGAAGCAGAAATCGCGCCACCTGCACGCGCACCCGTATTCTTCATGTCTGCGATGCCTGATTTCATACTGTCAAAGTACTTCTCTTCCATTGGCATCCGCCACAGTTTTTCGCCACTTTGTTCACTCGCTTTCAGGAGTTGATTCGCTAGTTCATCATTGGGACTCCACAAGCCCGCAATGTTATCACCAAGGGCAATCACGCAAGCTCCAGTTAGGGTTGCTAGATCGACGATCGCATCAACGCCCAATTTTTCGGTATAAACCAGCGCATCTGCCAGCGTTAACCGTCCTTCGGCATCGGTATTGTTAATCTCGATCGTTTTCCCGTTCGAGGCGGTGAGAATGTCGCCGGGGTGAATAGCGCGACCGCTGATCATGTTTTCGGTGACAGCGCTAATAAAATGCACTTCGACATCGGGTTTTAATTGCGCGATCGCTTTTACCGCTCCAAAGGTTGCACCCGCGCCACCCATATCAGTTTTCATCATTTCGATGCCGCTTCCCGCACCTTTGATGTTTAAGCCACCGGAATCGAATGTCAGACCTTTTCCGATGATGGCTAATTTTTTCCGAGGGGTTCCTTCGGGTTTGTAGGTGATGTGGATGAATTTAGGCGGGAGATCTGAAGCTTGAGCGACTCCTAAGAAGGCTCCCATTCCGAGCTTCTCACAGTCTTCTTTTTCGAGGATTTGAATGTCTAAACCGTATTCGTTCGCGATCGCTAATGCAGTCTCAGCCATCGTAATCGGAGTCACATAGTTCGCTGGAGCCGCGACTAATTCCCGCGCAAGAAACACCCCCGAACAGATTTGACGTGCTCTTTCAATCGCAGCCTCTTGACCTGCTAAACCGAGAAGTTCGATCGATTCAACTTTCGCACTGTCATCGGGTTCTGACTTAAAGCGCAGATCTTTGTAGAGCGATAATTCGATGCCTTCGACGA contains:
- a CDS encoding GTPase produces the protein MEDFKRVDIQCENILAGLTQLEEYIQEPIANEALELGKNSEATKNQELLQRIRRSLIQYKNRGKDLVYVGFMGHFSTGKSSTINSLLNLGKDSKTYRTVGLNPVDKDITLITHEDNNDSIFKVTREGLVSIRSNFINHDFLTNIVLADTPGTGDPQDFQEIAKDFLPICDLILYFFSAASPLDQADVALLREKHSQLEFVPMRFVVTRTDEFRKDEFSKLIADNFDHLKAASFKGSLSQRINQVLNTALTSDTDEIMFIDNKSKIRLEDLKDYILQFSDIANVDVKMQIHSHKVEYFRSSAEVIQNFFCDFISRKIRNISMVVQRARTNIDDFQNRIQVTNNELTDFWSKKLTNARNVHSKVLENTSAFESRFFDMSEFWITDGNIKAFRNRLKSEAQDRSDNLMKNLRIESLSRLESEFYRRMSEVDSRSLSSERIYNILKIPYLRSSSEVSSEGKLESSDLLPSDVTFTDAKESIQRIYEFFVQHYSDLNDCIEKLYTHLTSRTLIKECENILIEVTQSLSSDMDAFFDSVKLYRSAVFSLQAKDLIAKLGLGQRMDDLEAQDLTEEEKERSKRNAQDYIFPGKDTLFSEHSSQLSSIQRDLGELRQQLREDVTRRLNASKDINYYGGTSSTDRLRELAAELEREVEEDINNNLIPEINSKIQQQINQSVLLWKQEIKKLKEERVKKFFYAILIGVSITLTLYILYIYFIDKNMPSNLFATIVVGILVNFASGLLTFLIARIIDKFQFPVSVEKKEREIVSSLQQKCIDVIKSDIQGFKGKSFDEYRFPQLMQAFWEELLLDQPLNYWAETNSNIFDVLRVVSQKYSRFRQNYFSVSKSVTGFVAEYFANPRSNLDKLEEVTSNLKQTSIEPSFALLSDTESALKTVKSKIQAIRL
- a CDS encoding IS4 family transposase, whose translation is MLPSFYQTCLQSQLTQTQFVTLEILVELLHKERRITIERLATLFPQPILFESRRRNIQRFLSLPQLTPQAIWFPIVKQWVKRHHPRSKPLHLVIDRTQWQDHNLIMVSLVYNKRAIPLHWMWLNKQGQSSLVEQRRVLRPVFHLLKKHRFILLGDREFHSIELAAWCVEKRVKFVFRLPKSTTVKPDDSSRFTRLDDLPQTPGITEQYLQIQVTQNRGFGKHNLVLRQKRAYRQSSSDAWYLLTNLVDAEQTLNAYATRFSIEPLFKDYKSGGYHLEDCHADFGRFTALLVLIAIAYSISTLQGRRIRKKQVQRYVARVTEPKRTTKRHSAFWIGLYGKLWIEPLNLWSTLAGQLMALKPQKRLFFQRGLNAISLIQSAL
- a CDS encoding leucyl aminopeptidase — encoded protein: MNLTVTGTSLLEWSGDGLAIALFEGADLSGDVAALDQKLSGAISELIADVEFKGKSGSTASTRIAGSPIRKLLLVGLGKPDAFNLETLRRSSAAAAKLAKRDRCKSVGLSFPLYNDDSAITTQAIVEGIELSLYKDLRFKSEPDDSAKVESIELLGLAGQEAAIERARQICSGVFLARELVAAPANYVTPITMAETALAIANEYGLDIQILEKEDCEKLGMGAFLGVAQASDLPPKFIHITYKPEGTPRKKLAIIGKGLTFDSGGLNIKGAGSGIEMMKTDMGGAGATFGAVKAIAQLKPDVEVHFISAVTENMISGRAIHPGDILTASNGKTIEINNTDAEGRLTLADALVYTEKLGVDAIVDLATLTGACVIALGDNIAGLWSPNDELANQLLKASEQSGEKLWRMPMEEKYFDSMKSGIADMKNTGARAGGAISASLFLKQFVKETPWAHLDVAGPVWTDKENGYNGAGATGYGVRLLVDWVLSA